In one window of Gossypium hirsutum isolate 1008001.06 chromosome A01, Gossypium_hirsutum_v2.1, whole genome shotgun sequence DNA:
- the LOC107903625 gene encoding uncharacterized protein produces the protein MKMITCDRATYDAAVMAHKKYEPFLNKSIDHYDEMALVVGKDMATGSFARTFADIDLDDGNQDSVPLDCYNEQDEEVRTNVSSSGTSKRKRKNVQESVVDEQVKFVGEQLGKIANALEQFTADKTP, from the exons atgaaaatgatcacatgtgatagagcgacatatgatgcagcagtgatg gcacacaagaagtatgaaccatttttgaataaaagcattgatcattatgatgaaatggctttggttgttggcaaagatatggcaacagggagttttgccagaacatttgctgacatagatttggatgatggtaacCAAGATTCAGTGCCTCTAGACTGCTACAATGAACAGGatgaagaggtaagaacaaatgtatcttcatctggcacatccaaacgtaaaagaaaaaatgttcaagaaagtgtcgttgatgaacaagttaaatttgtgggtgaacaacttggcaaaattgctaatgctttggaacaatttactGCGGATAAGACACCATAG